The following are encoded together in the Mesoterricola sediminis genome:
- a CDS encoding zinc-dependent metalloprotease produces MPIPALTRVMALLVAANLCAAPPRPAAPKGEARTPPAVAPRPEAPRSPEGEPRPFDKVVTADFKTQEGLFRVHSHKGRHLFEIPKAELGREMLLIASVKASPAGVGYPGQGAGSITVRWELREHKVLLRLCSHVALVDPASELAPSVKAMGTETIMAAFPVETFGKDGAPVVDLTRFFSGDIGELHVKQAVQGSMADPGRSFIEQVRAFPENLNIETLLTYNPAAMPPLPGVLGHAGVLPSPPARTAVVVYSMVRLPATPMMPRLADERVGYFGQSVLDFAKEDHEASRRAFIARWRLEKKDPAAERSEPVKPIVFYIDPATPAKWVPFIKRAVEAWQPAFEAAGFLNAIQAREAPRDDPAWSMDDARYSCIRWIPSTTANAMGPHVSDPRSGEILEAKIEIYHNVLQIASDWYFTQVAPLDPRARTLPLPDDLMGDILAFVVTHEVGHSLGLAHNFKASSAYTLAQIRDKAWVKRNGHVPSIMDYSRFNYVAQPEDGLDPADLIPRIGAYDRLAIQWGYTPVPGAARPEDEKAFLAKLLEPQKNAPWLQFSNPRAEGTDPGDQAEAVGDIDAVKATALGLRNLKRVMDLLPGATLKPGENLDKLARGYEALLDQWSRELGHVAALVGGWTSTPRFGTDPGVQFTPVSRERQQEAVRFLNEQLFRTPAWILREEILRKLEPGSGQVQLLGVQRGLLNALLAPSRTSRLEDQEAVLGAKAYTAAHLLADLRKGIFSELQTGTRVDPYRRNLQRAFLEVLASRLAPAPAQTLVLGPQGPVRQRLNPLDDTRGAVRAELKAIQALCARPAADRATAIHQADLKDQIARYLDPRASAPAAASAPAR; encoded by the coding sequence ATGCCCATTCCGGCGCTGACCCGCGTCATGGCCCTGCTCGTGGCCGCCAACCTGTGCGCCGCTCCGCCCCGTCCGGCCGCGCCCAAGGGCGAAGCCCGGACGCCCCCCGCCGTCGCGCCCAGGCCCGAGGCCCCCCGGAGCCCGGAGGGCGAGCCCAGGCCCTTCGACAAGGTCGTCACCGCCGACTTCAAGACCCAGGAGGGGCTCTTCCGCGTCCACAGCCACAAGGGCAGGCACCTCTTCGAGATCCCCAAAGCCGAGCTGGGCCGCGAGATGCTGCTCATCGCCAGCGTCAAGGCCAGTCCCGCCGGCGTGGGCTACCCGGGCCAGGGCGCCGGCAGCATCACGGTGCGGTGGGAACTGCGGGAGCACAAGGTCCTCCTGCGCCTCTGCAGCCACGTCGCCCTGGTGGATCCCGCCAGCGAGCTCGCCCCCAGCGTCAAGGCCATGGGCACCGAGACGATCATGGCCGCCTTCCCCGTGGAGACCTTCGGGAAGGACGGCGCCCCCGTCGTGGACCTGACCCGGTTCTTCAGCGGGGACATCGGAGAGCTCCACGTCAAGCAGGCCGTCCAGGGCTCCATGGCCGACCCGGGCCGCTCCTTCATCGAGCAGGTGCGGGCCTTCCCCGAGAACCTCAACATCGAGACGCTGCTCACCTACAACCCTGCGGCCATGCCTCCGCTGCCCGGGGTCCTGGGCCACGCCGGGGTCCTGCCGTCGCCCCCGGCCCGCACCGCGGTGGTGGTCTACTCCATGGTCCGCCTTCCCGCGACGCCCATGATGCCCCGCCTCGCCGACGAGCGCGTGGGCTACTTCGGCCAGAGCGTCCTCGATTTCGCCAAGGAGGACCACGAGGCCTCCCGCCGCGCCTTCATCGCCCGGTGGCGCCTCGAGAAGAAGGATCCGGCCGCGGAGCGCAGCGAGCCCGTCAAGCCCATCGTCTTCTACATCGACCCGGCCACCCCCGCCAAGTGGGTCCCCTTCATCAAGCGCGCCGTGGAGGCGTGGCAGCCGGCCTTCGAGGCCGCGGGCTTCCTGAACGCCATCCAGGCCCGCGAGGCCCCCAGGGACGACCCGGCCTGGTCCATGGATGACGCCCGCTACTCCTGCATCCGGTGGATCCCCTCCACCACGGCCAACGCCATGGGCCCCCACGTCTCCGACCCGCGCAGCGGGGAGATCCTCGAGGCGAAGATCGAGATCTACCACAACGTCCTGCAGATCGCCTCGGACTGGTACTTCACCCAGGTCGCGCCCCTGGACCCGAGGGCCCGCACCCTGCCGCTCCCCGACGACCTCATGGGCGACATCCTGGCGTTCGTCGTCACCCACGAGGTGGGCCACAGCCTTGGCCTCGCCCACAACTTCAAGGCCAGCTCGGCCTACACCCTGGCCCAGATCCGCGACAAGGCCTGGGTGAAGCGGAACGGGCACGTGCCGTCCATCATGGACTACAGCCGCTTCAACTACGTGGCCCAGCCCGAGGACGGCCTGGACCCCGCCGACCTGATCCCCCGCATCGGCGCCTACGACCGCCTCGCCATCCAGTGGGGCTACACCCCTGTTCCCGGCGCCGCCAGGCCCGAGGACGAGAAGGCCTTCCTCGCGAAGCTCCTCGAGCCCCAGAAGAACGCCCCCTGGCTCCAGTTCAGCAACCCCCGGGCCGAGGGCACCGATCCCGGGGACCAGGCCGAGGCCGTGGGCGACATCGACGCCGTCAAGGCCACGGCCCTGGGCCTGCGGAACCTGAAGCGGGTGATGGACCTCCTGCCGGGCGCCACCCTCAAGCCCGGCGAGAACCTGGACAAGCTCGCCCGCGGCTACGAGGCCCTCCTCGACCAGTGGAGCCGGGAACTCGGCCACGTGGCGGCCCTCGTCGGCGGATGGACCAGCACCCCGCGGTTCGGCACCGATCCCGGCGTCCAGTTCACCCCCGTGTCCCGGGAGCGCCAGCAGGAGGCCGTGCGCTTCCTCAACGAGCAGCTCTTCCGGACCCCGGCCTGGATCCTGCGCGAGGAGATCCTCCGCAAACTGGAACCCGGCAGCGGCCAGGTCCAGCTCCTGGGCGTCCAGCGGGGCCTCCTGAACGCCCTGCTGGCCCCCAGCCGCACGAGCCGACTGGAGGACCAGGAGGCCGTCCTGGGCGCCAAGGCCTACACCGCCGCCCACCTCCTGGCCGACCTGCGCAAAGGCATCTTCAGCGAACTCCAGACGGGGACCCGCGTGGACCCCTACCGCCGGAACCTGCAGCGGGCCTTCCTGGAGGTCCTGGCCTCCCGCCTGGCGCCCGCCCCCGCCCAGACCCTGGTCCTCGGTCCCCAGGGACCCGTTCGCCAGCGCCTGAACCCCCTGGACGACACCCGCGGCGCCGTCCGGGCCGAACTGAAGGCCATCCAGGCCCTCTGCGCCAGGCCCGCCGCGGACCGCGCCACCGCCATCCACCAGGCCGACCTCAAGGACCAGATCGCCCGCTATCTGGACCCCCGCGCCTCCGCCCCCGCCGCGGCCAGCGCGCCGGCGCGCTGA
- a CDS encoding methyl-accepting chemotaxis protein: MRNNQPITQVEHQLREGAFIVSMTDPQGRITYVNDEFIRISGFTEAELIGQPHNLVRHPEMPAAAFADLWATVKAGKPWFGLVKNRCKNGDFYWVDANVTPVMERGQVAGYVSIRSKPSLAQIREAQRVYALANKGKTLAETAIHPWIPFAGIPTQTRFWAGLGIKTALVAAVAAIAAQGGAWAWGAGIAGVAVSGIIGVLLMKGLKGQLGGDPGEAIRLVRAIAAGDMRVEVDTAPGDTTSLLATLRVMQSNLKGMVNRIRFDGVRVAETAEHFAAATHQIAATSREVARNSEEEREAVERMASAMTELSASIVEVAGNVKASQRQAQQAVEAAEAGDRSGEAAIAAMGQVEDSAAKVVHAVRVIQEIARQTNLLSLNAAIEAAKAGASGKGFAVVAEEVRKLAERSAQSAREIAGLIEVSNEAVTRGKDTVQEAVQSLGDIREHIGQVTSMALEISSAAEEQSIASAEVAKQVDLTAQKATENASASVQLSSTVENISRSSDGLALTAAGLTALAKQFRT, translated from the coding sequence ATGCGGAATAACCAGCCCATTACGCAGGTCGAGCACCAACTCCGGGAGGGTGCGTTCATCGTCTCCATGACGGATCCCCAGGGGCGGATCACCTACGTGAATGATGAGTTCATCCGTATCAGCGGCTTCACCGAAGCCGAATTGATCGGGCAGCCCCACAACCTGGTGCGCCACCCGGAGATGCCCGCGGCGGCCTTCGCCGATCTCTGGGCGACCGTGAAGGCGGGCAAGCCCTGGTTCGGCCTCGTGAAGAACCGCTGCAAGAACGGCGATTTCTACTGGGTCGACGCCAACGTCACGCCGGTGATGGAGCGGGGCCAGGTCGCCGGCTACGTCTCCATCCGCTCCAAGCCCAGCCTCGCCCAGATCCGCGAGGCCCAGCGCGTCTACGCCCTCGCGAACAAGGGCAAGACCCTGGCCGAGACCGCCATCCACCCCTGGATCCCCTTCGCCGGCATCCCCACCCAGACCCGCTTCTGGGCCGGGCTCGGCATCAAGACCGCCCTCGTCGCCGCCGTCGCGGCCATCGCCGCCCAGGGCGGCGCCTGGGCCTGGGGCGCGGGCATCGCCGGCGTCGCGGTCTCGGGAATCATCGGCGTCCTGCTCATGAAGGGCCTCAAGGGCCAGCTGGGCGGCGATCCCGGCGAGGCCATCCGCCTCGTGCGCGCCATCGCCGCCGGCGACATGCGGGTCGAAGTCGACACCGCGCCCGGCGACACCACGAGCCTCCTGGCCACCCTGCGCGTCATGCAGTCCAACCTCAAGGGCATGGTCAACCGCATCCGCTTCGATGGCGTCCGCGTCGCCGAGACAGCCGAGCACTTCGCCGCCGCCACCCACCAGATCGCCGCCACCAGCCGGGAAGTGGCCCGCAACTCCGAGGAGGAGCGGGAGGCCGTGGAGCGCATGGCCTCGGCCATGACCGAGCTGTCCGCCTCCATCGTCGAGGTGGCCGGCAACGTCAAGGCCAGTCAGCGCCAGGCCCAGCAGGCCGTGGAGGCCGCCGAGGCAGGCGATCGTTCGGGCGAGGCCGCCATCGCCGCCATGGGCCAGGTGGAGGATTCGGCCGCCAAGGTCGTCCACGCCGTGCGGGTGATCCAGGAGATCGCGCGCCAGACCAACCTGCTCAGCCTCAACGCCGCCATCGAGGCCGCCAAGGCCGGCGCCTCCGGCAAGGGCTTCGCCGTCGTGGCCGAGGAGGTCCGCAAGCTGGCCGAGCGCAGCGCCCAGAGCGCCCGCGAGATCGCCGGGCTCATCGAGGTCAGCAACGAGGCCGTCACCCGCGGCAAGGACACCGTCCAGGAGGCGGTCCAGTCCCTGGGCGACATCCGCGAACACATCGGCCAGGTCACCTCCATGGCCCTGGAGATCAGCTCCGCCGCCGAAGAGCAGTCCATCGCCAGCGCCGAGGTCGCCAAGCAGGTCGACCTCACCGCCCAGAAGGCCACCGAGAACGCAAGCGCCAGCGTCCAGCTCAGCAGCACGGTGGAGAACATCAGCCGCAGCTCCGACGGCCTCGCCCTCACCGCCGCAGGCCTCACCGCCCTGGCCAAGCAGTTCCGGACCTAG
- a CDS encoding AGE family epimerase/isomerase: protein MSRSILRLLIPSLTAVLSAAVPGQRWLDHFNQDLLPYWNVPAAWGTPRGDFPTFRCNDGSLFSAASPCPELGDAPGWIKANLGIEFTRMKSRQTYLYGVAYHLTGDPAMLALARDGVRFIRERALEKETGSAVSWWEEGRPGPAVLERTSQDLAYAQLGLAMYWYLTRDPEVLEDILRLKAHIFERYWSAEWGMLRWAAAGPAEETSRQELVAQLDQVNAYMLLLAPLLPEPHRKAWIADLAKLAHVMVDKYFEPGRHLFWGTLHEPRRLGSRHTDFGHTAKALWMIGRIGLLAGDKDLQAFARRESEQVLRMAKLPDGTWGSRLRRDGEVETSKEWWIYAELDQLAETLALADRSWAGPLDATAAFWLEKMVDHRGHEVWGWVGPKGEAPEGAPKIHMWKNGYHSAEHALVGYLTSSFLEGKASRVFFALPGGRGEARPYIFEGRAVSRRTSALPGFPGLAKVEASFKAIR from the coding sequence ATGTCACGCTCGATCCTTCGGCTCCTCATCCCCTCCCTGACGGCGGTGCTCAGCGCCGCGGTGCCCGGCCAGCGGTGGCTGGACCACTTCAATCAGGACCTGTTGCCGTACTGGAACGTTCCGGCGGCCTGGGGCACGCCCCGGGGGGACTTCCCCACCTTCCGCTGCAATGACGGTTCGCTGTTCAGCGCGGCCTCCCCCTGCCCCGAGCTGGGCGACGCGCCGGGCTGGATCAAGGCGAACCTCGGCATCGAGTTCACGCGGATGAAGTCGCGCCAGACCTACCTCTACGGGGTGGCCTACCACCTCACCGGGGACCCCGCCATGCTGGCCCTGGCCCGCGACGGCGTGCGCTTCATCCGGGAGCGCGCCCTGGAGAAGGAGACCGGCAGCGCCGTGTCCTGGTGGGAGGAAGGCCGGCCCGGACCCGCCGTCCTGGAGCGCACGAGCCAGGACCTGGCCTACGCCCAGCTGGGGCTCGCGATGTACTGGTACCTCACCCGCGACCCGGAGGTGCTGGAGGACATCCTCCGCCTCAAGGCGCACATCTTCGAGCGGTACTGGAGCGCGGAATGGGGCATGCTCCGATGGGCCGCGGCCGGCCCCGCCGAGGAGACCTCCCGGCAGGAGCTGGTCGCCCAGCTGGACCAGGTCAACGCCTACATGCTCCTGCTGGCGCCGCTCCTGCCCGAGCCCCACCGGAAGGCGTGGATCGCCGACCTGGCGAAGCTGGCCCACGTGATGGTGGACAAGTACTTCGAACCCGGGCGGCACCTCTTCTGGGGCACGCTGCACGAGCCCCGGCGCCTGGGCTCGCGGCACACGGACTTCGGGCACACCGCCAAGGCGCTGTGGATGATCGGGCGCATCGGGCTCCTGGCCGGCGACAAGGACCTCCAGGCCTTCGCGCGGCGGGAGTCGGAACAGGTCCTCCGCATGGCGAAGCTGCCCGACGGGACCTGGGGCTCGCGCCTGCGCCGCGACGGCGAGGTGGAGACGTCGAAGGAATGGTGGATCTACGCGGAGCTGGACCAGCTGGCCGAGACCCTGGCCCTGGCGGACCGGTCCTGGGCCGGTCCCCTGGACGCGACCGCCGCCTTCTGGCTGGAGAAGATGGTGGATCACCGCGGCCACGAGGTGTGGGGCTGGGTCGGTCCGAAGGGCGAGGCCCCGGAAGGGGCCCCCAAGATCCACATGTGGAAGAACGGCTACCACAGCGCCGAGCACGCCCTGGTGGGCTACCTCACCTCCAGCTTCCTGGAGGGGAAGGCCTCGCGGGTGTTCTTCGCGCTGCCGGGAGGACGCGGCGAGGCCAGGCCCTACATCTTCGAAGGCAGGGCCGTCTCGCGGCGCACCTCCGCCCTGCCCGGGTTCCCCGGCCTGGCGAAGGTGGAGGCTTCCTTCAAGGCGATCCGGTAG
- a CDS encoding GTP-binding protein, producing the protein MTFINYASREINCKIVYYGPGLCGKTTNIQWIHEQANPEKRGKLVSLATETDRTLFFDFLPLDMGTVKGFKVRFHLYTVPGQVFYDASRKLILRGCDGVIFVADSQRPRMEANIESIANLATNLKDNGFDIRTMPYVLQLNKRDMPTAAPVQEMEELLRFRNEPMIEAVASQGTGVIDTLKACARQILMELQRS; encoded by the coding sequence ATGACCTTCATCAATTACGCATCACGGGAAATCAACTGCAAGATCGTCTACTACGGTCCGGGCCTGTGCGGGAAGACCACGAACATCCAGTGGATCCACGAGCAGGCCAATCCTGAGAAGCGGGGAAAGCTCGTGAGCCTGGCCACGGAGACGGACCGGACCCTCTTCTTCGACTTCCTGCCCCTGGACATGGGGACGGTGAAGGGCTTCAAGGTCCGGTTCCACCTCTACACGGTGCCCGGCCAGGTCTTCTATGACGCCTCCCGGAAGCTGATCCTCCGGGGCTGCGACGGGGTCATTTTCGTCGCGGACAGCCAGCGTCCCCGCATGGAGGCCAACATCGAGTCCATCGCCAACCTGGCGACAAACCTCAAGGACAACGGCTTCGACATCCGCACCATGCCCTACGTCCTCCAGCTCAACAAGCGGGACATGCCCACCGCCGCGCCCGTCCAGGAAATGGAAGAGCTGCTGCGCTTCCGCAACGAGCCGATGATCGAGGCGGTGGCCTCCCAGGGCACCGGGGTGATCGACACCCTGAAGGCCTGCGCCCGCCAGATCCTCATGGAGCTACAGAGGAGTTGA
- a CDS encoding class II D-tagatose-bisphosphate aldolase non-catalytic subunit, with product MPDRLITLLDQRRLGTNRGLPSVRTTHPGVLAAAVRVARDWDAPLILACTCSQVNHLGGYLGRTPAEHRERLHTLAVQADLDLGALILGVDHLGPGAFRHDGPAQAMEKAAQTARAFVTAGFRKLHMDTGHPCNGDGPDFGPAVAARRAAQLCRAAEEAYAAAPLAGAAPVYVLDAEMPAPALLPGQQAPITDPETVFRTADLHREAFEAEGIAGAWERVVAFRVRCGADFTESAIHRYNPRRSLPLARAFRGGPWLFEVPFTDYQSPASLREMVEDGFGILQVGPWLTYAWREAVFALEDLVRDMTRLEGEPGPVQVREVLDQAMRRDPARWKDHHRGTPREQAYARLFSYFDRSRYYWTDPAVEREVEALFELTEGPLPLQLLSHHLPQALEAVLDGHLEASGRAIPPFAVSQVLGSYFEACQLHKGDKVDPPGSGNN from the coding sequence TTGCCCGACCGTCTAATCACCTTGCTGGACCAGCGCCGCCTCGGCACGAACCGGGGCCTTCCGTCGGTGCGGACCACGCATCCCGGGGTCCTGGCCGCCGCCGTCCGGGTGGCCCGGGACTGGGACGCCCCCCTCATCCTCGCCTGCACCTGCAGTCAGGTGAACCACCTGGGCGGCTACCTGGGCCGGACCCCGGCCGAACACCGCGAGCGGCTCCACACCCTGGCCGTCCAGGCCGACCTGGATCTAGGCGCCCTGATCCTCGGGGTCGATCACCTCGGCCCCGGGGCCTTCCGCCACGACGGCCCCGCGCAGGCCATGGAGAAGGCGGCGCAGACGGCGCGGGCCTTCGTGACGGCGGGCTTCCGCAAGCTCCACATGGACACCGGCCATCCCTGCAACGGCGACGGGCCCGACTTCGGCCCCGCCGTGGCCGCGCGCCGCGCCGCGCAGCTCTGCCGGGCCGCGGAGGAGGCCTACGCGGCGGCCCCCCTGGCGGGCGCGGCCCCGGTCTACGTCCTGGACGCGGAGATGCCCGCGCCGGCCCTCCTCCCCGGACAGCAGGCCCCCATCACGGATCCGGAGACCGTCTTCCGGACCGCCGACCTGCACCGCGAGGCCTTCGAGGCCGAAGGCATCGCCGGCGCCTGGGAGCGCGTCGTGGCCTTCCGCGTCAGGTGCGGCGCCGACTTCACGGAATCGGCCATCCACCGCTACAACCCCCGCCGCTCCCTGCCGCTGGCGCGGGCCTTCCGGGGCGGCCCCTGGCTCTTCGAGGTCCCCTTCACGGACTACCAGAGCCCGGCCTCCCTGCGGGAGATGGTCGAGGACGGCTTCGGCATCCTCCAGGTGGGCCCCTGGCTCACCTACGCCTGGCGGGAGGCCGTCTTCGCCCTGGAGGATCTGGTGCGGGACATGACCCGCCTGGAGGGCGAGCCCGGCCCCGTCCAGGTGCGGGAGGTGCTGGACCAGGCCATGCGCCGGGATCCCGCCCGCTGGAAGGACCATCACCGGGGCACCCCCCGGGAGCAGGCCTACGCGCGCCTCTTCAGCTATTTCGACCGTTCCCGGTACTACTGGACCGACCCCGCCGTGGAGCGGGAGGTGGAGGCCCTCTTCGAACTCACGGAAGGGCCGCTCCCCCTCCAGCTGCTCAGCCACCACCTGCCCCAGGCCCTCGAAGCCGTCCTGGACGGGCACCTGGAGGCGTCCGGCCGAGCGATTCCCCCCTTCGCCGTCAGCCAGGTCCTGGGTAGCTACTTTGAAGCCTGTCAGTTACATAAAGGTGACAAGGTTGATCCCCCAGGATCAGGAAATAATTGA
- a CDS encoding helix-turn-helix transcriptional regulator encodes MASTTPAFTLLDTEAAASLLGVSRHTLEDWRWKRLGPPWIRISRSCVRYDLDALRRWLSEHTVEEITVAS; translated from the coding sequence ATGGCCTCGACAACGCCCGCCTTTACCCTGCTGGATACCGAGGCAGCTGCATCACTCCTCGGAGTATCACGCCATACCCTGGAGGACTGGCGTTGGAAGCGCCTCGGCCCGCCATGGATCCGCATCAGCCGGAGCTGCGTCCGTTACGACCTGGATGCCCTGCGAAGGTGGCTGAGCGAGCACACCGTCGAGGAGATCACAGTCGCCTCCTAA
- a CDS encoding sigma-54 interaction domain-containing protein, protein MGPIAQALDARAFDKVVLVSDYPEEEVKAFVEWIKQRTSTSIDTFTVKLSGPTNFGEIYEAAAKACAKALGNQRTTTSLTYHLSPGTPAMAAVWIILAKTRFPAELIESSRERGVQTASVPFDISADFLPDLLREQDERLRLLSTVEPPAAPEFADIVHRSRVMDRLIQRARRVAIRTVPVLIEGESGTGKEMLARAIHRASPRRDNRFVAVNCGAIPGELLESELFGHEKGAFTGATQAHKGYFEAANGGTLFLDELGELPGPAQVKLLRVLQEGEVVRLGSTKPAKVDVRVIAATNKTLTEEIGAGRFREDLFYRLAVAVLNIPPLRERTGDISLLIDTLLEQVNREASSEPGAKNKKLSAGARNLMLGHPWPGNVRELANTLRRAVIWSDSATISSEDMREALLPSSAATRTGVLGRPLGGGLNLPDLLKDVARHYLGRAMDEAAGNKTKAAELVGLPSYQTLTNWLARYEVIL, encoded by the coding sequence GTGGGGCCGATCGCGCAGGCGCTAGATGCCCGGGCCTTCGATAAGGTCGTCCTAGTCAGCGACTATCCCGAGGAGGAGGTGAAGGCGTTCGTCGAGTGGATCAAGCAGCGCACCTCGACAAGCATCGATACCTTCACCGTGAAACTATCGGGTCCCACCAATTTCGGCGAAATCTATGAGGCTGCCGCCAAAGCCTGCGCCAAGGCGCTCGGCAACCAGCGGACCACAACGTCGCTCACCTACCATCTCAGTCCTGGCACCCCTGCGATGGCTGCCGTGTGGATAATCCTCGCCAAGACGCGATTCCCAGCCGAGTTGATCGAGTCCTCGCGCGAGAGGGGGGTGCAGACGGCCTCAGTTCCTTTTGATATCTCGGCAGACTTCCTTCCGGATCTTCTCCGGGAGCAGGACGAGCGCTTGCGCTTGCTCAGCACCGTGGAGCCTCCAGCTGCTCCAGAGTTCGCTGATATCGTTCATCGGAGTCGGGTTATGGACCGGCTTATCCAGCGTGCGCGTCGCGTCGCCATCAGGACCGTGCCAGTCCTCATCGAAGGTGAATCTGGTACCGGCAAGGAAATGCTCGCACGGGCAATCCACCGTGCAAGCCCACGCCGAGATAATCGGTTTGTTGCCGTTAACTGCGGCGCGATTCCCGGTGAACTATTGGAATCCGAGTTGTTCGGCCATGAGAAGGGCGCATTTACTGGGGCTACCCAGGCTCACAAGGGATACTTCGAAGCGGCCAATGGCGGCACCTTGTTCCTGGACGAGTTGGGTGAGTTGCCTGGACCAGCGCAAGTGAAGCTGCTTCGAGTCCTCCAAGAGGGAGAGGTCGTTCGCCTCGGGTCCACCAAGCCGGCCAAGGTCGATGTGCGCGTCATAGCGGCAACCAATAAGACGCTGACCGAGGAGATTGGCGCTGGCCGGTTTCGAGAAGACCTCTTCTATAGATTAGCGGTCGCGGTTCTAAATATCCCGCCATTGCGTGAGCGCACTGGCGATATCAGCCTGCTCATTGACACTCTGTTAGAGCAGGTAAACAGAGAGGCATCATCCGAGCCCGGAGCCAAGAATAAAAAACTTTCTGCAGGCGCAAGAAATCTTATGCTCGGACATCCCTGGCCGGGTAACGTTCGCGAATTGGCGAACACACTTCGTCGTGCTGTCATATGGTCTGATTCAGCAACCATCAGTTCGGAGGACATGAGGGAGGCCCTTCTCCCGTCGAGCGCCGCAACCCGTACAGGAGTTCTTGGCCGGCCCTTAGGTGGCGGTCTGAATCTGCCGGATTTGCTCAAGGATGTAGCCCGCCATTACCTCGGCCGGGCGATGGATGAAGCAGCAGGCAATAAGACCAAAGCCGCGGAGTTGGTAGGCCTGCCGAGCTATCAGACACTCACCAACTGGCTAGCTCGCTATGAAGTAATTTTATAA
- a CDS encoding roadblock/LC7 domain-containing protein has translation MAKPDMVMYEEEYQALQAIISRLQVDSASKVVFLVDKNGQQIAASGDVRSIDATSLASLTAGNVAATDGLAKLIGEKEFSLLFHEGEKDNLHISIVGKRGILVVIFDQTSSLALVRLRVKRASRDLQEIFEKVEARAQASSTDTSNFESPFSEITDEDIDKLFGD, from the coding sequence GTGGCCAAGCCCGACATGGTCATGTACGAGGAGGAATACCAGGCATTGCAGGCGATCATCAGCCGTCTCCAGGTTGATTCCGCCAGCAAGGTCGTCTTCCTCGTCGACAAGAACGGGCAGCAGATTGCGGCCAGCGGGGATGTCCGCAGCATCGACGCCACCAGCCTGGCCTCGCTGACGGCCGGAAACGTGGCGGCCACCGATGGGCTGGCGAAGCTCATCGGCGAGAAGGAATTCAGCCTCCTTTTCCACGAGGGAGAGAAGGACAACCTCCACATCTCCATCGTCGGCAAGCGGGGCATCCTGGTCGTGATCTTCGACCAGACGTCGAGCCTCGCCCTGGTGCGCCTGCGGGTGAAGCGGGCCAGCCGGGATCTCCAGGAGATCTTCGAGAAGGTGGAAGCGCGGGCCCAGGCCTCCAGCACGGACACCTCCAACTTCGAAAGCCCCTTCTCCGAGATCACGGACGAGGACATCGACAAGCTGTTCGGCGACTGA